In Fundulus heteroclitus isolate FHET01 chromosome 16, MU-UCD_Fhet_4.1, whole genome shotgun sequence, a single genomic region encodes these proteins:
- the arl6ip1 gene encoding ADP-ribosylation factor-like protein 6-interacting protein 1 produces MAESDNKSANVLAQETAQLEEQLQGWREVILAGDRVLRWEKVWFPGALIGATTLVFLLIYYLDPSVLTGLSCTVMLICLADYFVPTVALKVFGSNTWTTEQQQRFHEICNNLVRSERRVVGWWKRLCALKEEKPKVYFASVVSGLLAVAWIGQQVHNLFLTYLIVSFLLLLPGLNQHGVISKYTSMAKREINKLLKQKEKKTQ; encoded by the exons ATGGCGGAAAGCGACAACAAAAGCGCAAATGTTTTA GCTCAGGAAACGGCCCAGTTAGAGGAGCAGCTGCAGGGCTGGAGGGAGGTGATCCTAGCCGGGGATCGGGTCCTGCGCTGGGAGAAGGTCTGGTTCCCTGGAGCCCTGATCGGCGCCACCACTCTGGTCTTCCT GCTGATCTACTATCTGGACCCGTCGGTGCTGACCGGACTGTCCTGCACCGTCATGCTGATCTGCCTGGCTGATTACTTCGTGCCCACCGTCGCCCTCAAAGTGTTTGGCTCCAATACGTG GACCaccgagcagcagcagcgtttcCACGAGATCTGCAACAACCTGGTGAGGAGCGAGCGCCGCGTCGTCGGCTGGTGGAAGCGTCTCTGCGCCCTCAAAGAGGAGAAGCCCAAAGTG TATTTTGCCTCAGTGGTCAGCGGCCTGCTGGCGGTGGCCTGGATCGGACAGCAGGTCCACAACCTCTTCCTCACCTACCTGATCG TgagttttctgctgctgctgccgggCCTGAACCAGCACGGCGTCATCTCCAAGTACACCTCCATGGCCAAGCGGGAGATAAACAAGCTGCTCAAGCAAAAGGAGAAGAAGACCCAGTAG